Within the Staphylococcus argenteus genome, the region GTGCCAACCATTGGGGATTTTATTGCTTCACCTTCATCTGAATGTGTATCATTCTTGCTATCATTTTTATCGGCCACTACTGTTTCATTATCATTGTTTTGATTATGGTAATTGCTATAAACTGATTTAGGTTGCTCTTCTGTAAAATCAATTTCAATTTCATCATCAAAGTTTTTATATTTAAATTTCTTTACATCATAATCTTTTACTACCTTTATTATTTGTTCGATTTTTTCAATATCCATTTTAAAAGTCCCCTTTAACTAACGTTGCTAATTTTTTAGAAGTTTGGCGCATTTTTGAAATATCAAATACTGGTGATACTAGATTTTCCTTTAAAATATCATTAAGTATAGACATTTGTTCTCGATTCTTTTTTTCTGCCTCTTGAAAAGAAAGCCATTTAAACTGTACCTGGTCTTTTGGCTTCATCTGCGCTAATTTTCCCAAGTCAAACTTGCATACAGTTGCAATTTTGGTGTATCCACCAATTGTTTGTTTATCATTCAACAAAATAATTGGCTGTCCGTCGTTCGGTACCTGAATGCTACCTAAAGCAACTGGTTCTGAAATAATATCCGCATGGTTAATTGGCGCAACATTTTCACCTTCCAAGCGATAACCCATGCGATCTGATTGTTCCGTTATTGTATATGGAAGATTTACTAGTTTTTTTATAGCTTCTTCTGAAAACGACTCAATTTGCGGCCCCTTAAGTATGTGTATAATATTGTTTTCTGGAAGTAAATTTACGTTAATACACTTACCAATATTTTCTTTAAAATGTTCGTTCATATTTATAGTAATACAATCATTCGAAAGCAAAGTTCTACCTTTATATCCACCTATACCACTTCGAGTATGTGTCGCATAACTCCCAGCAATTAAAGGAACATTAATCGGATTACCAAATGTGATATATCCACGCGCGCCTTCTGTGATTTGACCTATTTTTAAAATATCTCCTTTATTTACAAATATGACTGTATACATCGGAATCGACTCACAATTAAGTGTCGCATTTACAGTACCACCAGTAAGTGCAATTGTATTTTGTGTATTAAACTGAATTGTCGGTCCTATCACAGTATATTCAATTGCAGGTCCTTCGTTCCCAATTAAAGACTGTGCAACTTTAAAACTAGGCTGATCCATAGCACCTGCGCCAGAAAATCCTACATGTTCAAAACCACTTCGCCCTTTATCTTGTATCGTTGAAAATAAACCAGGTTGTAAGATTTTAATAGTCAATTTCTGTCACCACCAAATCAGCAAAGTTAAACTTATCTTCAGAAATGTTTTTTTCTATTTGTTTATATTGTTTTTCATCAATTTCATAAAAATGAATCCAATCACCAGCTTCATATAAAGTCATTGGGTTACGTTTACTATTAAAAACTGTAACTGGAGTTCGTCCAATAATTTGCCAACCACCTGGGGAATCAAGTGGGTATAATCCTGTTTGATTGTTCGCAATACCTACAGAGCCAGCTTTTATTTTAAGCCTTGGTTCACTACGTCTAGGTGTATGTAGAGATTCATCTAAACCACCTAAATAAGGAAATCCAGGCATAAAACCCAGCATATATATTAAATAAGGTCTACTTGTATGTTTTTCAATAACCTGTTTAGTTGAAATCTGATTATACTCTGCAACTTCTTCAATATCTGGACCAAACATCCCACCATAGAGAACAGGTATTTTAATAATACGTTTATGCTGATTCACATCAATAATATTTTTATCATTGAATTTTGTAAGTTCTAAATTTTCAATTAATTTTGAAGCTGTTATAGCTTGATCATCAAAATAAATTAAAATAGCACGATACGATGGCACAATATCTTGAATCTCTGAAATATTTTTTTCACTTATCCAACGCATCATTGACATGACATTATGATAAGTTACTTCAGTTATTTCATTTTTAAAATAAATCATGATTGTTTGCTCGTTAATAAATCTTATATCCACATTAAATCCCCCTTCGTATTGCAACAAAACACTATTGAATACCTTTTCATTGTATCACTGCGATACCCGAGTTGTTTAATAAGTAATTATAATCGTATACAATAACAAATGATAATCAATTATTTTGAATAATTATCGTTTACTTTAAAAAACAAAGTTAAGTAGTGAACATAAACCATCTTTTCTTTAAATTATTATCCACCGGACTGACCAAGTTAGTCTTATGCCTTCGCAAGAAACACAGCACAAAAAAAGACTACGGCCAACGTATGTTTAACATACATCAATCGTAGTCTAAATAAATTTATTACTAATTATTGAATTTTAACAATCTTAACGTTCATTTCTCCACCATTCGGTAAAGGTACACGTACTTCATCATCTAACCCTTTACCAATTAATGCTTTAGCCATAGGTGATTCGTTAGAAATTTTGCCATTAAAAGCATCAGATTCTGCTGAACCTACTATTTGGTAACTTTCTTCTTCATCACCTGGTAGTTCAACAAATGTTACAGTTTTACCAATTTGAACAACATTGTTATCGCCAGTATCTTCAATGATTAATGCATTTCTTAACATATGTTCAATACGTTGAATATCTTGTTCTATAAATCCTTGTTCATCTTTTGCTGCATCATACTCAGAGTTCTCTGATAAGTCACCAAATGAACGTGCTACTTTAATTTTTTCTACTACTTCTGGACGTTTTACCGTTTTTAATTCTTCTAATTCACGTTCTAGTTTTTCATAACCCTCTTGAGTCATTGGGTATTGCTTTTGATTTTCCATAATGTCATCTTCCTTTACTGAGTTATACTATTGTTTACTAACTAAAGATTGAATTTTCGTTGTCATGATATCTATTGCAACTTTATTGCTACCACCTTCAGGAATAATTATATCAGCATATTTCTTCGTTGGTTCAATAAATTGGTCATGCATAGGTCTAACAACACTTAAATATTGATTGATTACAGAATCCATTGAACGACCGCGTTCCTTAGTATCTCGTGTTAAACGACGTAATATTCTTAAATCAGCATCTGTATCAACATATATTTTAACATCCATCATATCACGTAATACCTTGTTTTCTAAAGCAAAAATACCTTCTACGATGATAACATCTTTAGGTTTAAAATCAATGGTAATGTCACTTCTTGTATGACTAGCATAATCATAAGTAGGTACTTCTACTGCTTTGCCACTTTTTAAATCTTTAAGATTTTCAATTAACAAATCGTTATCAAACGCAAACGGATGGTCATAATTGGTTTCTAGTCGCTCTTCGAAAGTCAAGTGCGTCTGGTCTTTATAGTAGTAATCTTGCGCTAATAAAGCCACACTATGCCCTTCTAAATTTTTCATTATTTCATTTGTTACAGTTGTCTTACCTGAGCCTGATCCACCAGCTATACCAATGATTGTAGTAGCCTTCATTAGCCAATTTCCTTTCTCATCATGTTGTTTGGATATATCGGGCGATCCACTTTGATTTGAACGATTTGTAATGGATGGCGCGCCGCGTCTAAGCTGTTACCTTCTTCATCATAAATTGCTTCTACTACTTGTGTAAATGTTTCAATTTCTGGACCAAAGAATTCAATTTCTTGACCCGGTTTAAAATTATTACGTTGTTGAATCGTCGCAATTTTTGTATCTTCATTATAATCTAATACTAATCCACAAAAATCAAATGGCGACTTTTTCGATTGTTGCTGACCAAACATTTGCTCTTCGTAACCTGGCGTTCCTTCAAAAAATGCTGGCGCAGTATCTCTATTTGCACACTTATCTAATTCAATTAACCACTCTGGGTTAATTTTGAAGTTTTCAGGGTCAGCTGCATAGGCATCAATAACTTTACGATATACTGAGACAACTGTCGCAATATAATGAATTGATTTCATACGCCCTTCAATTTTTAATGAATCCACACCTATATCCATCATTTGAGGAATAGATTCGATTAATTTTAAATCTTTAGGACTCATCGCAAATGGTGTTACCTCACCTTGATTATAAAATACATCAAGTTCACCGTTATCATCAACTTCTAATAGTTCATAATCCCAACGGCAACTTTGACAACATCCACCACGATTCGAATCTCTTGCAGTCATATGATTACTTAATGTGCATCTACCTGAATAAGCAATACACATCGCACCATGGATAAATGCTTCAATTTCAATGTCAACTTTTTCTTTCATTTCACGCATTTCCATTGCGCCTGTTTCACGTGCTAGTACAACACGATCTAATCCTTCTTCTTTCCAATACTCAACAGCTTTGTAATTTGAAAGTGATTGTTGTGTTGATAAATGAATTTCAAGATTTGGTGCAACTTCTTTACAAGTTTCTATAATTAATGGGTCTGCAACAATAATACCTGTTGCGCCAGTTTTTTCCAAATTACGTAAATATGTTTCTAAACCTTCAATGTTCTCATCATGTGCAATTATATTCGTTGTTACATAAATTTTAGCACCGTAACGATTCGCAAATTCAACACCTTCAGCTATTTCTTCCATTGTGAAATTATCAGCATTAGATCGTAACCCGTATTCTTGGCCACCTAAAAATACCGCATCTGCACCATAATGAACAGCAATTTTTAATTTTTCTAAGTTACCTGCTGGTGCTAATAATTCTGGTTTCTTCATAACTGTTTTAGGAGTTGATTTAATCTCTTCTATTGTTTTCATGATTATCCTCCTTAGTATACTGTCTGTTTATATAAGAAACCTTCGTCAAATGGGCGATGATCAGGTTGAATTTCTTCTATTGGATCCATCAACATAAATTTCTCATCCTCATAAATTTCAGGGTCTTCATTGTACAAATCTATCGCTTGACGATACTGTTCCGTTACAACATTTATATATTCTTCTGTTTGTAAAATACCATCGATTTTAAAAGCATCTATACCAGCTTCAAAAAATGGTGCTAATTCTTCAATTAAGCAAATATCATTCGGTGACATAATATGTGTTCCATTATAATCTTCATATACAGGATAATTATTTTGTCTTTCTTCATCGTAAAGTAATAAAGATTGTTCATCATTGCGACGTTCTATTTTCATCTGACGATCTTGGAAAGTGTAGTAATTACCAAGTAACATACGTTTAGATTGGAACATACATGTCATACCTTGGACTTGTACTTCTATTTCAACATCTGAATTTTCTTTTATATTTATGATTTCATCTAAATTTAATTCACGTGCTAAAACTGCTCTAGACGCACCTCTTTTACCCCAGTAATTACATTGAAAATGATTTGTTACTAACGTCTCTGCATTCCAATGAAGCGGAATTGGATTTTCTTGAGCTTTAACATACATCACTACAGCTGGATCTCCGAATATAATTCTATCCACTCTTATTTCATGTAAAAAATTAATATAATCTTCTACAGCATCTAAATGATAATTATGGAATAAACCATTTACTGCTGTGTATACTTTTTTGCCATTTTCATGTGCTAATGCAACAGCTTCTGTCATTTGTTGTCTATTGAACTCCCCAGGAAGTCTTAAGCCAAACTTTTGTTCACCAATTACAAAAGCATCTGCACCTTTTTCAATAAGTGTTTCCATATGGCTTAATGACTTGGGTGTGACAAGTAATTCTGTCATAGTCATTCTCCTTTAATTGAAATCGCTAATCCGTCATCTATATTTAAAAAATTCGTTGTATATCCCGGTTGCTGTATTAACCACTCATTATAATCTTGAACTTTTTTAACCATCTGTCTTACATTTCTCGACCTAACGATTCCAATATCTGATACGAAACCGTGGTATAAAACATTATCTGTAATAACGAGACCTTGTTGTTTTAAAAGTGGTGTATATATTTCAAAAAACTTCTTCGATTGCGCTTTTGCTGCATCAATAAATATCATATCATAAACTTTATCATTTACATTTTCAAATTGCTCTAATGCATTACCTTCTATTAAACGAATTTGGTTTCCAAGTTTATAGTCAGCAAAATTTTGTTTCGCATACTTAATCATCGTCTCATTACGCTCTATCGTAGTGACATTAATATCATTAGATAATGAGGCAAATTGCATAGAACTATAACCTATTGCTGTTCCAATTTCTAAAATGTTTTTTACTTTATTCATTCGAATAAGTTGTTTAATCAAATCTAAAGTTAAACGATCAACAATTGGCACTTCATTTGTTATTGCAAAGTCACGCAATACTTCAATAGGACTATTTTGATGTTGATGTAAATCTATTAAATATTTTTTATTTAGATCATCCATGTTTTAAACTTCCTTTATGTAAAATAAATCAATATGATTATGACAATAAAATAAATCAGCCTTCACAATTGATTTCGATCGTGCCAATCAATTAAATGACTGATTTCGTGTTAGACGCAATGCTATTTTATTCTTAGAAGCGAATCATTCATATAAAAATTAACTTTAGATATTTTACCATATTTCAAACAAAATTATAAGCGTTATTTAAATATGAGTTATTGACATCAAAAAACTCTCACTTACCCATCTAAAGGCAAGCAAGAGTGACTTATGTTTTTTATTCTTCCATTTCCGTATTAACGACTTCTTCAATCATATCCCATTCTTCATCAGTTTCGATTGGCACTAATTTACCACCGTCACCTGACTCATCTGGTTCGTTAATCATTGGTACAAGTTCAATCATGTCATCTTCATCTGATTGTGCACCTTCTTCTGCTAAAATAACGTATTCTTTCTTGAATTCTGGGTGATAAAATTCTAATACTTTACGGTATAAAACTTCATTACCTTCTTCATCAAATAAAGTTAATAGTTCTTCTTCGTTATTAATTTCTAGTTGTGAATCATGATTATGTTCAGTCATAGTAAAATCTCCTTTTAATGTAGTGAATCTAAATAGCCTTGTAAAATAAATACTGCTGCCATTTTATCAATCACTTGTT harbors:
- a CDS encoding peptidase U32 family protein — protein: MKTIEEIKSTPKTVMKKPELLAPAGNLEKLKIAVHYGADAVFLGGQEYGLRSNADNFTMEEIAEGVEFANRYGAKIYVTTNIIAHDENIEGLETYLRNLEKTGATGIIVADPLIIETCKEVAPNLEIHLSTQQSLSNYKAVEYWKEEGLDRVVLARETGAMEMREMKEKVDIEIEAFIHGAMCIAYSGRCTLSNHMTARDSNRGGCCQSCRWDYELLEVDDNGELDVFYNQGEVTPFAMSPKDLKLIESIPQMMDIGVDSLKIEGRMKSIHYIATVVSVYRKVIDAYAADPENFKINPEWLIELDKCANRDTAPAFFEGTPGYEEQMFGQQQSKKSPFDFCGLVLDYNEDTKIATIQQRNNFKPGQEIEFFGPEIETFTQVVEAIYDEEGNSLDAARHPLQIVQIKVDRPIYPNNMMRKEIG
- a CDS encoding DUF1292 domain-containing protein — translated: MTEHNHDSQLEINNEEELLTLFDEEGNEVLYRKVLEFYHPEFKKEYVILAEEGAQSDEDDMIELVPMINEPDESGDGGKLVPIETDEEWDMIEEVVNTEMEE
- a CDS encoding acetyl-CoA carboxylase biotin carboxyl carrier protein, which encodes MDIEKIEQIIKVVKDYDVKKFKYKNFDDEIEIDFTEEQPKSVYSNYHNQNNDNETVVADKNDSKNDTHSDEGEAIKSPMVGTFFLQDSKELTEPKIKVGDTVNKGDVIGYIEAMKVLNEVTTNVSGEVVEIVVDHGTNVEYDQVLVRVK
- the greA gene encoding transcription elongation factor GreA produces the protein MENQKQYPMTQEGYEKLERELEELKTVKRPEVVEKIKVARSFGDLSENSEYDAAKDEQGFIEQDIQRIEHMLRNALIIEDTGDNNVVQIGKTVTFVELPGDEEESYQIVGSAESDAFNGKISNESPMAKALIGKGLDDEVRVPLPNGGEMNVKIVKIQ
- the udk gene encoding uridine kinase, whose translation is MKATTIIGIAGGSGSGKTTVTNEIMKNLEGHSVALLAQDYYYKDQTHLTFEERLETNYDHPFAFDNDLLIENLKDLKSGKAVEVPTYDYASHTRSDITIDFKPKDVIIVEGIFALENKVLRDMMDVKIYVDTDADLRILRRLTRDTKERGRSMDSVINQYLSVVRPMHDQFIEPTKKYADIIIPEGGSNKVAIDIMTTKIQSLVSKQ
- the pxpB gene encoding 5-oxoprolinase subunit PxpB, yielding MDIRFINEQTIMIYFKNEITEVTYHNVMSMMRWISEKNISEIQDIVPSYRAILIYFDDQAITASKLIENLELTKFNDKNIIDVNQHKRIIKIPVLYGGMFGPDIEEVAEYNQISTKQVIEKHTSRPYLIYMLGFMPGFPYLGGLDESLHTPRRSEPRLKIKAGSVGIANNQTGLYPLDSPGGWQIIGRTPVTVFNSKRNPMTLYEAGDWIHFYEIDEKQYKQIEKNISEDKFNFADLVVTEIDY
- a CDS encoding 5-oxoprolinase subunit C family protein — protein: MTIKILQPGLFSTIQDKGRSGFEHVGFSGAGAMDQPSFKVAQSLIGNEGPAIEYTVIGPTIQFNTQNTIALTGGTVNATLNCESIPMYTVIFVNKGDILKIGQITEGARGYITFGNPINVPLIAGSYATHTRSGIGGYKGRTLLSNDCITINMNEHFKENIGKCINVNLLPENNIIHILKGPQIESFSEEAIKKLVNLPYTITEQSDRMGYRLEGENVAPINHADIISEPVALGSIQVPNDGQPIILLNDKQTIGGYTKIATVCKFDLGKLAQMKPKDQVQFKWLSFQEAEKKNREQMSILNDILKENLVSPVFDISKMRQTSKKLATLVKGDF
- a CDS encoding peptidase U32 family protein, which encodes MTELLVTPKSLSHMETLIEKGADAFVIGEQKFGLRLPGEFNRQQMTEAVALAHENGKKVYTAVNGLFHNYHLDAVEDYINFLHEIRVDRIIFGDPAVVMYVKAQENPIPLHWNAETLVTNHFQCNYWGKRGASRAVLARELNLDEIINIKENSDVEIEVQVQGMTCMFQSKRMLLGNYYTFQDRQMKIERRNDEQSLLLYDEERQNNYPVYEDYNGTHIMSPNDICLIEELAPFFEAGIDAFKIDGILQTEEYINVVTEQYRQAIDLYNEDPEIYEDEKFMLMDPIEEIQPDHRPFDEGFLYKQTVY
- a CDS encoding O-methyltransferase; the protein is MDDLNKKYLIDLHQHQNSPIEVLRDFAITNEVPIVDRLTLDLIKQLIRMNKVKNILEIGTAIGYSSMQFASLSNDINVTTIERNETMIKYAKQNFADYKLGNQIRLIEGNALEQFENVNDKVYDMIFIDAAKAQSKKFFEIYTPLLKQQGLVITDNVLYHGFVSDIGIVRSRNVRQMVKKVQDYNEWLIQQPGYTTNFLNIDDGLAISIKGE